The following coding sequences are from one Caballeronia sp. SBC1 window:
- a CDS encoding SDR family NAD(P)-dependent oxidoreductase: MQNTSPQKTVLLIGASRGLGFAMVEEYLKRGWRVIATGREGSTEKLRQLSESTQGVLEVETVDITMPDQVTALHGRLEDRRLDVLFVNAGVKNDDRETIADVSNEEFVRVMVTNSLSPMRVIEAFQDLVQPTGTIGVMSSGQGSLTNNTNGNYEVYRGSKAALNMFMRSFAARHQSDPRTLLLMAPGWVKTDMGGSDARLSIGESIPNLVSTIETYEGRTGLHYLDYLGRIVPW; encoded by the coding sequence ATGCAAAACACATCTCCACAAAAAACCGTCCTCCTTATCGGTGCATCGCGCGGCCTCGGATTCGCCATGGTCGAGGAATACCTCAAGCGTGGCTGGCGAGTGATTGCCACTGGAAGAGAGGGCTCAACAGAAAAGCTGCGCCAACTCTCGGAAAGCACCCAGGGCGTGCTGGAAGTTGAAACCGTCGACATCACGATGCCCGACCAGGTAACCGCGTTACACGGTCGTCTTGAAGATCGACGACTGGATGTGCTTTTCGTGAATGCGGGCGTCAAAAACGACGATCGTGAAACGATCGCCGATGTCTCGAACGAAGAATTTGTGCGCGTCATGGTGACGAACTCGTTGAGTCCAATGAGAGTAATCGAGGCATTTCAGGACCTCGTGCAGCCGACAGGAACGATTGGCGTCATGTCGTCCGGTCAGGGTAGCCTGACAAACAACACTAACGGCAATTACGAGGTCTATCGGGGCAGTAAGGCTGCTCTCAACATGTTCATGCGTAGCTTCGCTGCGCGACACCAGAGCGATCCGAGAACCTTGCTATTGATGGCGCCCGGATGGGTAAAGACGGACATGGGCGGTTCTGACGCGCGTCTGAGTATCGGGGAAAGTATCCCGAACCTGGTGAGCACCATAGAGACTTACGAAGGGCGCACCGGATTGCATTACCTGGACTACCTGGGAAGAATCGTTCCCTGGTGA
- a CDS encoding proton-conducting transporter membrane subunit, whose product MSADLILAASALWFAAAILSPLRSVRVVVRYSLTAGCVLGVVACLLALPTATARVEFPFALASQRIAFKLEPSALWLLGFGLVPAIFACWLGSPLSGRSGTWWMGASLSLLGALGVFGLQDGMSMLVAWEVMSLGGAVMLAGERARDADGSSVLLMLALLEVGAIALVLAILLLDHASGGISFDVISAHAPHASALLSWVTGVALLVGFGAKLGLIPFYEWFPRAYSSGSGATGVLFSGVVLNAAYFALSRGWNSWLGVTSDSGTAFGLGVVAIAIGVISAVLAILFAFQQDDWRALLSYSSAENASVAVAMLGVTQLFRSDHLGDLAGLAWTVALLHLAGHSLAKGALFVVADGIQASTGNYDIVPRAWLKNSGFMLGLGAVFAVMSLASVPPQAGFVSEWYVFQTVFQGFHLSVFTGRLVLVLAGAGLALAAAVALATFVKLFGLGLLGMPDVDYARPVPRRNAAVVGVLGLCVLAVAVGAPLWLNALASGAQMLFQANSPQAMVSGWLLVPLTDKFAFISPSKLIIVMPLLALLPLALLRFTKTRPVRRTAVWFGGMTPNGREAMTTPLTFSNAMRTFYSFVYQPTMSTEREHEQREYFIKRLVFSEGVTDLFERHLFAPAIRIVTWSAENLRALQSGNLNFYLALIGGLLVAILALTLI is encoded by the coding sequence TTGAGCGCTGATCTGATCTTGGCCGCAAGCGCACTGTGGTTCGCCGCCGCCATCCTTTCGCCGCTGCGCTCAGTGCGCGTGGTGGTCCGATATTCGCTGACCGCCGGTTGCGTGCTGGGTGTCGTGGCGTGTCTGCTCGCTTTGCCAACCGCGACGGCGCGCGTCGAATTTCCGTTCGCGCTCGCGTCGCAGCGAATCGCGTTCAAGCTTGAGCCGTCGGCGCTATGGTTATTGGGCTTTGGTCTTGTACCAGCCATCTTCGCCTGCTGGCTTGGTTCACCGCTCTCGGGCCGCTCTGGTACATGGTGGATGGGTGCATCGCTGAGCTTGTTGGGTGCGTTGGGCGTGTTCGGCCTGCAAGACGGCATGTCGATGCTCGTCGCCTGGGAGGTGATGAGCCTGGGTGGAGCGGTGATGCTCGCAGGCGAGCGAGCACGCGATGCCGATGGCAGCTCCGTGCTGCTCATGCTTGCGCTGCTCGAGGTGGGCGCGATCGCGCTTGTCCTCGCGATCCTGCTGCTCGACCATGCGTCGGGCGGGATCAGCTTCGATGTGATCAGTGCTCATGCGCCCCATGCGTCAGCGCTTTTGTCGTGGGTGACTGGCGTCGCGCTGCTCGTCGGCTTCGGCGCCAAGCTGGGTCTCATCCCGTTCTATGAGTGGTTCCCGCGCGCGTACTCGAGCGGCAGCGGTGCAACCGGCGTGCTGTTTTCCGGTGTCGTATTGAACGCCGCCTATTTCGCGTTAAGCCGTGGCTGGAATAGCTGGCTGGGCGTGACGAGCGATAGTGGCACCGCATTCGGCCTTGGTGTTGTCGCGATTGCAATCGGCGTGATCAGCGCGGTGCTGGCGATTTTGTTCGCGTTTCAGCAGGACGACTGGAGAGCGTTGCTCAGCTACTCCTCTGCGGAAAACGCGTCGGTGGCGGTAGCAATGCTCGGTGTGACGCAGCTCTTTCGCAGTGACCATCTGGGCGACCTCGCCGGACTCGCATGGACCGTCGCGCTGCTTCACCTCGCCGGCCACTCGCTCGCCAAAGGTGCCCTCTTTGTGGTCGCTGACGGCATCCAGGCGTCGACCGGAAACTACGATATCGTGCCGCGCGCATGGCTCAAGAATAGCGGCTTCATGCTGGGACTCGGCGCGGTCTTTGCGGTGATGAGCCTCGCCTCGGTTCCACCGCAAGCGGGGTTCGTCAGTGAATGGTATGTCTTCCAAACGGTGTTTCAAGGCTTCCATCTCTCGGTCTTCACAGGACGCCTCGTACTCGTGCTGGCTGGAGCGGGTCTTGCGCTAGCGGCAGCGGTAGCGCTCGCTACGTTCGTGAAACTGTTCGGGTTGGGACTCCTGGGCATGCCAGATGTCGACTATGCGCGTCCGGTGCCGCGACGCAACGCGGCAGTCGTCGGAGTGCTGGGGCTATGCGTGCTCGCAGTGGCCGTCGGTGCACCGCTATGGCTCAACGCACTGGCGAGCGGCGCCCAGATGCTGTTCCAGGCCAACAGTCCCCAGGCAATGGTCTCCGGATGGCTGCTGGTACCGTTGACCGACAAGTTCGCTTTCATCTCGCCGTCGAAGCTCATCATCGTGATGCCGTTGCTGGCGCTTTTGCCGCTCGCACTCCTGAGGTTCACGAAGACGCGTCCGGTGCGGCGCACAGCGGTCTGGTTCGGCGGCATGACCCCGAACGGTCGTGAGGCGATGACTACGCCGCTGACATTCTCGAACGCGATGCGCACGTTCTACAGCTTCGTATATCAACCAACAATGAGCACCGAGCGCGAACACGAACAGCGTGAATACTTTATCAAGCGGCTGGTTTTTTCCGAAGGCGTGACCGATCTGTTCGAGCGGCATCTGTTCGCGCCGGCGATACGGATCGTGACGTGGTCCGCCGAGAACTTGCGCGCATTGCAGTCCGGCAACCTTAATTTCTATCTCGCACTGATCGGAGGATTGCTGGTCGCGATACTGGCGTTGACGCTGATATAG
- a CDS encoding DUF1697 domain-containing protein produces the protein MNKHIAFFRNLNLGRPNCPTKVQFEEAFLAAGAVSASSFLTNGTMVFTTSSGRQSQRVFNSACEILRRTCLPLFLSGAFPV, from the coding sequence ATGAATAAACACATTGCTTTCTTTCGTAACTTGAATCTCGGTCGGCCGAATTGCCCTACTAAGGTCCAGTTCGAGGAAGCGTTCCTAGCTGCAGGCGCGGTATCGGCGTCTTCGTTCCTGACAAATGGAACGATGGTCTTCACAACAAGCTCTGGCAGACAATCGCAAAGGGTGTTCAACAGTGCTTGCGAGATACTTCGTCGAACGTGCCTCCCGCTCTTTTTGAGCGGAGCATTTCCAGTGTAG
- a CDS encoding AraC family transcriptional regulator translates to MDTILSATGCTCGTCAYCRAARTDARRANIVQPDLELVAVPRDESFKVWSHGYPYRTVRWHFHPEYEIQVITSTTGKYFVGDYIGNFAPGNLVMTGTNLPHNWVSNVSPGERVDERCLILQFDAEVVANAIKVFPELKCVESLLDASRWGVLFTPKTGAAAEPIMREMLGAQGMRRITLFLELLDLLVHSTEQVKLASAAYRADPARYAETRINHVLSYIGKNLSQELRETELAELAGQSASAFSRYFRRHTGVPFVQYVNRLRINLACQLLMSGELTITDICYQVGFNNLSNFNRQFLLLKDMSPSRWRAYQQLNAASATESPDAAQALEVLV, encoded by the coding sequence ATGGACACTATTCTGAGTGCCACGGGTTGCACATGCGGAACCTGCGCTTATTGCCGCGCGGCGCGCACGGATGCCCGGCGCGCCAACATTGTCCAGCCGGACCTGGAGCTGGTCGCCGTGCCGCGTGATGAGTCGTTCAAGGTCTGGTCGCACGGTTATCCGTATCGCACGGTGCGCTGGCACTTCCATCCGGAATACGAAATTCAGGTCATTACATCGACGACGGGCAAATACTTTGTAGGCGATTACATCGGCAACTTCGCGCCCGGCAATCTTGTGATGACCGGAACGAATCTGCCGCACAACTGGGTCAGCAATGTGTCACCAGGCGAGCGTGTGGATGAGCGCTGTCTCATCCTGCAATTCGATGCCGAGGTCGTTGCTAACGCCATCAAAGTGTTCCCGGAGCTCAAGTGTGTGGAGTCCTTACTGGATGCATCGCGCTGGGGTGTGCTGTTCACACCGAAAACGGGCGCAGCCGCCGAGCCGATCATGCGTGAGATGCTGGGCGCGCAAGGCATGCGGCGCATCACCTTGTTTCTGGAGTTGCTTGACTTGCTCGTGCACAGTACAGAACAGGTCAAGCTGGCGAGCGCCGCTTATCGTGCGGACCCGGCGCGCTACGCCGAGACGCGCATCAATCATGTGCTTTCTTATATTGGAAAGAACCTGTCGCAAGAATTGCGCGAAACGGAGTTGGCCGAACTCGCGGGACAAAGCGCCAGCGCCTTTTCGCGATATTTCCGCCGGCATACCGGCGTGCCCTTCGTGCAGTATGTGAACCGGCTGCGCATTAACCTCGCATGCCAATTGCTGATGTCGGGCGAACTCACTATCACCGATATCTGCTATCAGGTCGGCTTTAATAATCTCTCGAATTTTAACCGCCAGTTCCTGCTGCTGAAGGACATGTCGCCGTCGCGATGGCGCGCGTATCAGCAGCTCAATGCTGCCAGCGCGACTGAATCGCCCGACGCTGCTCAAGCCTTGGAAGTGCTGGTCTAG
- a CDS encoding NADP-dependent oxidoreductase, with protein sequence MKAFVVDRYGRKNGIRAGDMPVPEPREDDVLIQIHAASVNPLDSKIRDGEFKLILPYRLPLILGNDLAGVVVSVGSRVRRFKPGDEVYARPHKDRIGTFAEFIAVKEDGVALKPTTLTMEEAASIPLVGLTAWQALIEKGQLKKGQKVLIHAGSGGVGTFAIQLAKHVGATVATTTSARNIELVKGLGADIVVDYKKDDFSAILKDYDLVLDTQGGVAQEKSLKVLKPGGKLIGIAGPPDPDFAKEMGASWFLKTVMRFLSYRIRKAAKSCDVSYSFLFMRPDGGQLSEIATLIEAGEIRPVIDQVFPFESTEEALAYVETGRVKGKVVIRIQ encoded by the coding sequence ATGAAGGCATTCGTCGTCGATCGATATGGACGCAAGAATGGCATACGGGCCGGCGATATGCCGGTCCCGGAACCACGGGAAGACGACGTATTGATCCAGATCCACGCCGCAAGCGTGAACCCGCTCGATTCAAAGATCAGGGACGGAGAGTTCAAGCTGATTTTGCCCTATCGTTTGCCGCTGATTTTGGGCAACGATCTGGCCGGGGTGGTTGTTAGCGTCGGATCGCGCGTACGGCGATTCAAACCGGGCGATGAGGTCTATGCTCGGCCGCACAAGGATCGCATCGGCACTTTCGCGGAATTCATTGCGGTCAAAGAGGATGGCGTAGCCCTCAAGCCCACAACACTCACGATGGAGGAAGCAGCTTCAATCCCGTTGGTGGGATTGACTGCCTGGCAGGCGCTGATCGAAAAAGGCCAACTCAAGAAAGGGCAGAAAGTGCTCATCCATGCTGGCTCGGGCGGCGTTGGTACGTTTGCCATTCAATTGGCGAAGCATGTGGGCGCGACTGTTGCAACGACTACGAGCGCGCGGAATATCGAACTGGTGAAGGGCCTCGGTGCGGATATCGTCGTCGATTACAAGAAGGACGATTTTTCAGCCATCCTTAAGGACTACGACTTAGTACTGGACACGCAGGGTGGAGTAGCTCAGGAGAAGTCGCTGAAAGTACTCAAGCCGGGCGGCAAACTCATCGGGATCGCCGGGCCGCCTGATCCGGATTTTGCTAAAGAGATGGGTGCGTCCTGGTTCCTGAAAACGGTGATGCGCTTTCTGAGCTATCGCATCCGAAAAGCGGCGAAAAGTTGTGACGTCAGCTATTCATTTCTTTTCATGCGACCTGATGGAGGCCAACTGAGCGAGATCGCTACGCTTATCGAGGCAGGTGAAATAAGGCCCGTGATCGATCAGGTTTTCCCATTCGAGTCAACCGAAGAGGCTTTGGCTTACGTGGAAACAGGACGGGTAAAGGGCAAGGTTGTCATCAGGATCCAATAG
- a CDS encoding HIT family protein, producing MTYDHNNAFARILRGEAPCIKVDETDAVLAFMDLMPQSDGHVLVIPKETATDIFELSDTAAEACMCMVRRVALAVRAALQPDGVVIAQLNGRAAGQTVGHVHFHVIPRWAGQRLRPHAGVMAEQATLESFAERIRTHLNHQSNE from the coding sequence ATGACATACGACCACAACAACGCGTTCGCCAGGATCCTTCGGGGAGAAGCACCGTGCATCAAGGTAGACGAAACCGACGCGGTGCTCGCGTTCATGGACTTGATGCCCCAGTCCGACGGGCACGTGCTTGTCATCCCGAAGGAAACGGCGACGGACATCTTCGAGCTCTCCGATACTGCGGCGGAGGCCTGTATGTGCATGGTCCGGCGTGTGGCGCTCGCGGTACGCGCGGCACTGCAGCCAGATGGCGTCGTGATCGCGCAGTTGAATGGGCGCGCGGCCGGCCAGACCGTCGGCCACGTGCATTTTCATGTGATTCCCAGATGGGCCGGCCAGCGGCTTCGACCGCATGCCGGCGTCATGGCCGAGCAAGCCACGCTCGAATCATTCGCCGAGCGTATTCGCACTCATCTGAACCACCAGTCGAATGAATGA
- a CDS encoding sulfotransferase, whose product MEPVPLFVVGSPRSGTTFLCSVLNAHPLIQLTNECRIFALLKDALDVGANRPDLLSPACRDRFSDFSRRTLGAWVERFYREELEITAPIWGDKHPSYADPTVLSGRTGSIERLPRSGSCLGLIRELLPQARFIHIHRDPRHVANSLLHKHWIGSIEDGIRVWEQYVGEIIEFFAQIPQGQGLTVSYRTVIEDPGTTAASIGQFLGLADASPISDFLMSQRSAPTPFSDPVTDIADLYVVPDASTGGDKLLTLAGTTATQLGYATA is encoded by the coding sequence ATGGAACCGGTCCCGCTTTTCGTTGTTGGCTCGCCCCGGTCTGGAACGACCTTTCTTTGCTCCGTCCTGAACGCGCATCCGCTCATTCAACTGACCAATGAGTGTCGGATCTTCGCGTTACTCAAAGACGCTTTGGACGTTGGCGCCAATCGTCCTGACTTGCTGAGTCCGGCCTGTCGCGATCGCTTTTCCGACTTCAGCCGTCGCACGCTTGGCGCGTGGGTCGAACGTTTTTATCGCGAGGAACTCGAGATAACGGCGCCTATCTGGGGAGACAAGCATCCGTCGTATGCCGACCCCACCGTGCTGTCCGGCCGGACGGGTTCGATCGAACGCCTGCCACGATCGGGATCGTGTCTTGGCTTGATACGCGAGTTGCTACCGCAAGCGCGCTTCATTCATATCCATCGCGATCCTCGCCACGTTGCCAATTCGCTGCTGCACAAGCACTGGATTGGATCTATCGAAGATGGGATTCGAGTGTGGGAGCAATATGTGGGCGAGATCATCGAATTTTTCGCACAGATCCCTCAAGGCCAGGGCCTGACCGTTTCGTATCGCACTGTGATTGAGGACCCGGGCACGACGGCGGCAAGTATCGGGCAGTTTCTTGGCCTGGCGGATGCGTCACCAATAAGCGATTTTCTTATGTCTCAGCGTAGTGCCCCGACGCCGTTCAGTGATCCTGTTACCGATATTGCCGATCTCTATGTCGTACCTGATGCGTCGACGGGCGGCGACAAACTCCTCACTCTTGCGGGAACAACGGCGACACAACTGGGATACGCGACTGCATAA
- a CDS encoding NADH-quinone oxidoreductase subunit C: MNNCLFKTITPAELNAAAADLLDQGGCMQMAYAWFPRPDAPELRYISTTPGQREFTSWRVDVGKEPVPSLAAKSPLLGWHEREIMEMSGIAFAGHPEPERLVSAFLPQTARGPLEPSGAAHASAASSLAAPTLPQVSGKHVQLLPFGPVRADVVESAQFIFYYVGEGILHYHPNLFLKHRGMEKQFEGIDIERGILLAERVSGVDTVAHALAYAQAVEDASGCIVPPRAQWLRVIAAELERTYNHLHYLGHLCHTTTLKVGEAQGKLLEERTKQMNALASGSRLLRSIVWPGGVRRDLDVVAIAEGVATLRRELDRYVDLIERTTSHLDRLISTAPLSQQLAFDQGATGPIERASGVDRDLRRDHPYAAYGELLPAVATRSEGDAYARMKVRIAELQTSLGFLDDVITRGVPTGPLLQPCHRVPNAEGLGWAESSRGSVLYALHFDDQSCIARAKIKSPSFSNWRVFPFTVHDSNMMDYAINEASFGLTISGCAR, translated from the coding sequence ATGAACAACTGCTTGTTCAAGACCATAACGCCTGCCGAACTCAACGCGGCTGCTGCCGATCTCCTTGATCAGGGAGGTTGCATGCAGATGGCCTATGCGTGGTTTCCGAGACCGGACGCGCCGGAATTGCGATACATCTCGACCACGCCCGGCCAGCGGGAATTTACGAGCTGGCGTGTCGATGTAGGCAAAGAGCCAGTCCCAAGTCTGGCGGCCAAATCTCCACTGCTCGGCTGGCACGAGCGCGAGATCATGGAAATGAGCGGCATCGCGTTTGCCGGGCATCCGGAGCCGGAGCGCCTGGTGAGCGCATTTCTGCCTCAGACGGCCCGTGGCCCGCTCGAGCCGAGCGGGGCGGCGCATGCGAGCGCTGCGAGCTCACTTGCGGCACCAACACTGCCGCAAGTGTCCGGCAAGCACGTTCAGTTATTGCCGTTCGGTCCAGTGCGTGCCGATGTGGTCGAGTCGGCCCAGTTCATTTTCTATTACGTTGGTGAGGGAATTCTTCACTATCACCCCAACCTGTTCCTCAAGCACCGTGGGATGGAGAAACAGTTCGAGGGGATCGACATCGAACGAGGCATTCTGCTGGCCGAGCGTGTATCGGGCGTGGACACCGTCGCGCATGCGCTTGCGTATGCGCAGGCCGTTGAAGACGCCTCGGGGTGCATCGTGCCGCCTCGCGCGCAGTGGCTTCGTGTCATCGCGGCGGAACTCGAGCGTACCTACAACCATTTGCACTACCTCGGTCACTTGTGCCACACGACCACGCTAAAGGTTGGCGAGGCCCAGGGCAAGCTGCTGGAGGAGCGCACGAAACAAATGAACGCGCTTGCATCGGGTAGCCGGCTACTGCGCAGCATTGTCTGGCCGGGCGGCGTACGCCGGGATCTGGACGTGGTTGCGATTGCGGAGGGAGTCGCTACGCTCCGGCGTGAACTGGACCGGTACGTCGATCTCATCGAGCGGACCACGAGTCATCTCGACCGGCTCATTTCTACAGCACCCCTGAGTCAGCAACTCGCCTTTGATCAAGGCGCTACCGGGCCGATCGAGCGCGCCTCGGGCGTCGACCGTGATCTCAGGCGGGATCACCCGTATGCCGCGTACGGTGAACTTCTGCCAGCTGTCGCGACCCGCAGCGAGGGCGATGCGTATGCCCGGATGAAGGTGCGTATCGCGGAACTCCAGACCAGCTTAGGATTCCTGGACGATGTCATCACGCGCGGCGTTCCGACCGGCCCGCTGCTTCAGCCTTGCCACCGGGTGCCAAATGCCGAGGGGCTCGGGTGGGCGGAATCGTCGCGTGGCAGCGTGCTCTACGCGCTGCATTTCGACGACCAATCATGCATTGCACGCGCGAAGATCAAGTCGCCATCATTTTCGAACTGGCGGGTTTTCCCTTTCACCGTGCATGACAGCAACATGATGGACTATGCGATCAACGAGGCGAGTTTCGGTTTGACCATTTCGGGTTGTGCACGATAG
- the nuoB gene encoding NADH-quinone oxidoreductase subunit NuoB: MSLWTWFGLTSGSASTGWPLKGDAHGQQGVLGMPRYDPAKCQDGCDACAQSCVTHAITFSPTLGENARPEVDWGRCIVCQLCTEACPTGAFSPSEDWALGVRRRDDLVWAEALASGAATDPAERTRRPFRRSLHIRHVDAGSCNGCESELQALNNPFYNLHRLGIFFTASPRSADVLLVTGPVTHAMRAPLLQTYEAMPDPKWVIATGTCAVSGGVTGGNYACGNGLDGVVPVDIYLPGCPPNPAAIIHALLLLLGRAEQRMRGGQLER; the protein is encoded by the coding sequence ATGTCTTTATGGACCTGGTTCGGCTTGACGAGTGGCAGCGCAAGTACCGGCTGGCCGCTCAAGGGCGATGCGCATGGTCAGCAAGGCGTACTTGGCATGCCGCGTTATGACCCGGCCAAATGCCAGGACGGTTGCGACGCATGCGCGCAGTCTTGCGTGACGCATGCCATTACGTTTTCGCCGACGCTTGGCGAGAACGCGCGTCCCGAGGTGGATTGGGGGCGCTGCATCGTCTGCCAGCTTTGTACCGAAGCGTGTCCAACGGGTGCTTTTTCACCGTCCGAAGATTGGGCACTCGGTGTGAGGCGGCGCGACGATCTGGTTTGGGCCGAGGCGCTCGCGTCCGGTGCTGCCACCGATCCCGCTGAGCGAACGCGAAGACCGTTTAGGCGCAGTCTCCATATCCGTCACGTTGATGCAGGCTCGTGCAATGGCTGCGAATCGGAGCTGCAGGCGTTGAACAATCCGTTCTACAACTTGCATCGACTCGGTATTTTCTTCACCGCGTCTCCTCGCTCGGCCGATGTCCTGCTCGTCACCGGTCCGGTGACGCACGCGATGCGCGCGCCGCTGCTGCAGACCTATGAGGCGATGCCGGATCCCAAGTGGGTCATCGCGACGGGCACGTGCGCGGTGTCGGGCGGCGTTACGGGCGGCAATTACGCATGTGGCAACGGGCTTGATGGCGTGGTGCCGGTTGACATCTATCTGCCGGGCTGCCCGCCGAACCCCGCTGCGATCATTCACGCGCTGCTGTTGCTCCTCGGCCGCGCAGAGCAACGGATGCGAGGAGGGCAGCTTGAGCGCTGA
- a CDS encoding voltage-gated chloride channel family protein produces MKRLKSVEQIAMVPYLARWLLLSSVLGTLAGSASALFLFALDRATNTRLDHPWLVWLLPLAGFLTGWVYHRIGKSVEGGNNLLIDEIHDPQKIVPKRMAPLVLVATVITHLFGGSAGREGTAVQMGGALADRVTHLLDLGREDRRILLMAGIAAGFSSVFGTPLAGAIFGLEVLAIGRLRYDALLACLAASVVADAVCRLWGIHHTVYAIPFVPPVTALGFGSAIVAGIAFGVVGMLFADSTHALSALIKRKIAYAPFRPVAGGAVVAIFATVLNVPQYLGLGIPTIVQAFNGPLPVYDFAGKFGFTVVTLASGFKGGEVTPLFYIGATLGNALGHVLALPIPVLAGLGFVAVFAGAANTPIASTVMAIELFGPQIGVYAALACVVSYLFSGHTGIYRAQRVGHAKHPLIPAGMRLADIPAWRRARRKAPTVSTQSGSP; encoded by the coding sequence ATGAAACGTCTCAAGTCTGTCGAGCAGATCGCCATGGTGCCGTATCTGGCGCGCTGGCTGCTGCTTTCCTCCGTGCTCGGCACCCTGGCCGGGTCTGCCTCCGCGCTTTTCCTCTTCGCATTGGATCGCGCCACCAATACACGATTGGATCATCCGTGGCTCGTCTGGTTGCTGCCGCTCGCAGGGTTTCTGACCGGCTGGGTCTATCACCGCATTGGCAAGAGCGTCGAGGGCGGCAACAACCTGTTGATCGACGAGATTCATGATCCGCAGAAGATCGTGCCCAAGCGCATGGCGCCGCTCGTGTTGGTCGCCACGGTGATCACCCACTTGTTCGGCGGCTCCGCGGGCCGCGAGGGCACAGCGGTCCAGATGGGCGGGGCACTGGCTGACCGGGTCACGCACCTTCTCGATCTGGGTCGGGAGGACCGTCGCATCTTGCTGATGGCTGGCATTGCAGCGGGCTTTTCATCGGTCTTCGGCACGCCTCTCGCCGGCGCGATCTTCGGCCTCGAGGTGCTCGCGATCGGCCGCCTGCGCTATGACGCGTTGCTCGCGTGTCTCGCCGCGTCTGTCGTGGCCGATGCGGTATGCCGTCTGTGGGGCATTCACCATACCGTGTATGCGATCCCGTTCGTGCCACCCGTCACGGCCCTTGGGTTTGGATCGGCGATCGTTGCCGGTATCGCATTCGGGGTGGTGGGGATGCTCTTTGCCGACTCAACACACGCGTTGTCGGCCCTTATCAAACGCAAGATCGCCTATGCGCCTTTCCGGCCCGTGGCGGGCGGTGCCGTGGTGGCGATTTTCGCCACCGTCCTGAACGTTCCGCAGTACCTGGGTCTCGGGATACCGACCATCGTGCAAGCCTTCAACGGTCCATTGCCAGTCTATGATTTTGCCGGAAAATTCGGTTTCACCGTAGTGACCCTTGCGTCAGGATTCAAGGGCGGCGAGGTGACTCCACTCTTCTATATTGGCGCCACGCTTGGCAACGCACTAGGCCACGTCCTCGCGTTGCCGATACCGGTGCTCGCGGGGCTGGGCTTTGTCGCCGTGTTCGCTGGTGCGGCAAACACCCCGATCGCGTCGACGGTGATGGCCATCGAACTCTTTGGTCCTCAGATCGGGGTGTATGCCGCATTGGCGTGCGTAGTCAGTTACCTCTTCTCCGGTCACACGGGCATTTATCGCGCGCAACGGGTCGGCCACGCAAAACATCCGCTCATTCCAGCCGGCATGCGCTTGGCCGATATCCCTGCCTGGCGCCGCGCGCGCCGCAAGGCCCCGACTGTCTCCACGCAATCCGGAAGCCCTTGA
- a CDS encoding sulfite exporter TauE/SafE family protein, producing MPEILGVVVALVLGGMVKGIVSIGVPLVAMPILSQFLPIKQAVLLLSMPIILGNIPQALEGGEMLPTVRRIAAPLIGTVLGNIVGVTVLISLAPHRAQAAAGGLLMLAALLLLAAPRLTFSPALAKPAGFVFGFGAAVMESIASVPGPLLAMYLIATGATGKAFTKQIAIILVVSILTLILTFSGGAHTSLTDIAISTAASVPVIIGIMLVRPLRDKLPPGAFRILVLLFVLAAAFQMIWKSHVL from the coding sequence TTGCCCGAAATACTCGGAGTCGTTGTCGCTCTCGTGCTTGGCGGCATGGTCAAAGGGATCGTCAGCATTGGCGTGCCGCTCGTGGCAATGCCAATATTGAGTCAATTCTTGCCGATCAAGCAGGCGGTGCTTCTTCTCTCAATGCCGATCATTCTCGGCAATATCCCGCAAGCGCTGGAAGGCGGCGAGATGCTACCCACGGTTCGCCGTATTGCGGCTCCGCTTATTGGCACCGTCCTGGGAAATATCGTGGGCGTGACGGTCTTGATCTCGCTGGCACCGCATCGCGCGCAAGCAGCGGCCGGTGGCCTGTTGATGCTTGCCGCGCTTTTGTTGCTTGCGGCGCCGAGGCTCACGTTTTCGCCTGCATTGGCCAAGCCCGCTGGCTTTGTGTTTGGGTTTGGCGCGGCCGTGATGGAAAGTATTGCGTCGGTTCCGGGCCCTTTGCTCGCGATGTACCTGATCGCGACAGGTGCAACAGGCAAGGCATTTACGAAACAGATTGCGATCATCCTCGTCGTGTCGATTCTTACCCTGATCCTCACTTTCAGCGGAGGCGCTCATACGAGCCTGACGGACATTGCTATTTCGACCGCGGCGAGTGTTCCCGTCATTATCGGCATCATGCTTGTGCGCCCGCTTCGCGACAAACTGCCGCCCGGCGCATTCCGAATCCTGGTGCTGCTTTTTGTACTTGCCGCTGCGTTTCAAATGATCTGGAAATCACACGTCTTGTAG